Proteins found in one Populus alba chromosome 14, ASM523922v2, whole genome shotgun sequence genomic segment:
- the LOC118046332 gene encoding alpha-1,6-mannosyl-glycoprotein 2-beta-N-acetylglucosaminyltransferase: MCCHCIMAANCKNPRPKAGAYRRFLSLVFVTLVGVLLLVVLLGTNSVSNFVSRSPIESSVKDLRPRYNNSSDYRLILNLPKQSGLSIQLEKLNQLRPRNTDLYPKLAKNHITIVLYVHNRPQYFKVVVESLSKVVGISETLLIVSHDGYFEEMNKIVEGIKFCQVKQIFAPYSPHVFPDSFPGVSPNDCKDKDDAAKKHCVGNPDQYGNHRSPKIVSLKHHWWWMMNTVWDGLKETEGHTGHILFIEEDHFIFPNAYRNLQKLATLKPKICPDCYAANLAPSDVNSRGENWDSFIAERMGNVGYSFNRTVWRKIHTKAREFCLFDEYNWDITMWATVYPSFGHPVYTLRGPKTSAVHFGKCGLHQGHGDKGACIDNGAVNIAVEDVDKVVNINSKWEVRFSENQPGYKAGFKGWGGWGDERDRALCLKFAEMHHFKSTDSVPSSDD, from the coding sequence ATGTGTTGTCATTGCATTATGGCTGCAAATTGTAAGAATCCTCGCCCCAAAGCTGGGGCTTATCGCAGATTTTTATCTCTAGTTTTCGTTACTTTGGTAGGGGTTTTGCTGCTGGTTGTTCTACTTGGAACAAACTCAGTGTCCAATTTTGTGTCACGTTCTCCGATTGAATCATCGGTTAAGGATTTGAGACCTAGGTATAATAACTCTTCAGATTATAGATTAATTCTCAATCTCCCCAAACAGAGTGGGTTATCAATTCAATTGGAAAAGCTTAACCAGTTGCGTCCGAGGAATACAGATCTATATCCGAAGTTAGCTAAGAATCATATAACCATTGTCCTATATGTTCATAATAGGCCCCAGTATTTCAAAGTGGTTGTGGAGAGCTTGTCAAAGGTAGTGGGGATAAGTGAGACTCTACTTATTGTTAGCCATGATGGGTACTTTGAAGAAATGAACAAGATCGTGGAGGGTATCAAATTTTGCCAGGTGAAGCAGATATTTGCTCCGTATTCACCCCATGTTTTTCCTGATAGTTTCCCCGGTGTTTCCCCCAACGACTGTAAGGATAAGGATGATGCAGCAAAGAAACATTGTGTTGGGAATCCTGATCAATATGGGAACCACCGATCACCGAAGATAGTGTCACTAAAGCATCATTGGTGGTGGATGATGAATACAGTATGGGATGGGCTAAAGGAGACAGAGGGGCATACTGGCCATATTCTTTTCATAGAGGAGGATCACTTCATTTTTCCTAATGCATATCGCAACTTGCAGAAACTAGCTACATTGAAGCCTAAGATATGTCCAGATTGTTATGCTGCAAATTTAGCACCTTCGGATGTGAATTCAAGAGGAGAAAATTGGGATAGTTTCATTGCTGAGCGGATGGGAAATGTTGGATACTCCTTTAATCGGACGGTTTGGAGAAAAATTCATACGAAGGCCAGAGAATTTTGCTTGTTTGATGAATACAATTGGGATATAACAATGTGGGCGACAGTCTATCCTTCTTTTGGCCATCCTGTTTACACGCTACGAGGGCCAAAAACTAGCGCAGTTCATTTTGGCAAGTGTGGTTTGCATCAGGGTCATGGGGATAAAGGTGCTTGCATTGATAATGGTGCAGTGAATATTGCTGTAGAAGATGTGGATAAGGTGGTCAACATCAATTCAAAATGGGAAGTGCGGTTCTCTGAGAATCAGCCAGGGTATAAAGCTGGTTTCAAGGGCTGGGGTGGCTGGGGAGATGAGAGAGACCGTGCACTGTGCTTGAAATTTGCTGAGATGCATCACTTCAAAAGCACTGATTCTGTTCCGTCATCTGATGATTGA